Proteins encoded in a region of the Paramagnetospirillum magneticum AMB-1 genome:
- the hpnJ gene encoding hopanoid biosynthesis associated radical SAM protein HpnJ — protein MKKSLFLNPPSFEGYDGGAGARFQAKREIKSNWYPTWLAQPAAMVPGSKLVDAPASGKTLDDCLKLAKDYELLVIYAGAATYASECKVAEAFKAANPNIMIGMVGAHVATVPEPSLLASDAIDFVARHEFDYTIVEVAEGKPFAEIDGLTFRGEDGKPVHTKDRAMIHDMDALPFVGPVYRRDLNPDDYFIGYIRHPYMAFYTGRGCKSKCSFCLWPQTIGGRVYRARSAKSVIEEVTLARQMFPEVREFFFDDDTFTDDLERVEEIAKGIGHLGVPWSCNAKANIPRKTLEVLKANGLRVLVVGYESGVQEILNNIRKGLRIDIIKRFSQDCHELGIVVHGTFILGLPGETRETIKQTLAFAKEVNPRTLQVSMAAPYPGTELYEQAIANGWFKQDKDLVMKETGGGGWQVAALSYPDLSSEEIFKGVAEFYKAFYFRPSKIGEIVWEMLHDWDMMKRRLREGVEFFQFLRTRNKPMEC, from the coding sequence ATGAAGAAGTCGCTTTTCCTCAATCCGCCCTCGTTCGAAGGTTATGACGGCGGGGCCGGTGCCCGTTTCCAGGCGAAGCGCGAGATCAAGTCCAACTGGTATCCCACCTGGCTGGCCCAGCCGGCCGCCATGGTTCCCGGCTCCAAGCTGGTGGACGCCCCGGCCTCGGGCAAGACCCTGGACGACTGCCTGAAGCTGGCCAAGGATTACGAGCTGCTGGTGATCTATGCCGGCGCCGCCACCTATGCCTCCGAGTGCAAGGTGGCCGAGGCCTTCAAGGCCGCCAATCCGAACATCATGATCGGCATGGTCGGCGCCCATGTGGCGACGGTGCCCGAGCCCTCGCTGCTGGCGTCGGACGCCATCGACTTCGTGGCGCGGCACGAGTTCGACTACACCATCGTCGAAGTGGCCGAGGGCAAGCCCTTCGCCGAGATCGACGGCCTGACCTTCCGGGGCGAGGACGGCAAGCCGGTCCACACCAAGGACCGCGCCATGATCCACGACATGGACGCGCTGCCCTTCGTCGGTCCGGTCTATCGCCGCGACCTCAATCCCGACGATTACTTCATCGGCTATATCCGCCATCCCTACATGGCGTTCTATACGGGGCGCGGCTGCAAGTCCAAGTGCAGCTTCTGCCTGTGGCCGCAGACCATCGGCGGCCGCGTCTACCGCGCCCGCAGCGCCAAGAGCGTCATCGAGGAAGTGACCCTGGCCCGCCAGATGTTCCCCGAGGTGCGCGAGTTCTTCTTCGACGACGACACCTTCACCGACGATCTGGAGCGGGTCGAGGAAATCGCCAAGGGCATCGGCCATCTGGGCGTGCCGTGGTCGTGCAACGCCAAGGCCAACATTCCGCGCAAGACCCTGGAAGTGCTGAAGGCCAACGGCCTGCGCGTTCTGGTGGTTGGCTATGAATCCGGCGTGCAGGAAATCCTGAACAACATCAGGAAGGGCCTGCGCATCGATATCATCAAGCGCTTCTCCCAGGACTGCCACGAATTGGGCATCGTGGTGCACGGCACCTTCATCCTGGGTCTGCCGGGCGAGACCCGCGAGACCATCAAGCAGACCCTGGCCTTCGCCAAGGAGGTCAATCCCCGCACCCTGCAGGTTTCCATGGCGGCGCCCTATCCCGGCACCGAACTGTACGAGCAGGCCATCGCCAACGGCTGGTTCAAGCAGGACAAGGATCTGGTGATGAAGGAAACCGGCGGCGGCGGCTGGCAGGTGGCAGCGCTGTCCTATCCCGACCTGTCGTCCGAGGAAATCTTCAAGGGCGTGGCCGAGTTCTACAAGGCCTTCTATTTCCGCCCATCC
- the hpnI gene encoding bacteriohopanetetrol glucosamine biosynthesis glycosyltransferase HpnI: MMFVWQGLCLVLIALTVAGCLFQVASAALVRRFRRAPEPVPAARPPISVMKPLCGAEHGMAANLDSCLRQDYPRFQLVFGVADPADPALDVVKALPGDVEGAEIDWVADSARHGHNLKVGNLLNMWPKVRHDVIAIADSDIRVGPHYLDDLAAPFDDPKVGIVTCLYVGRPEPDLWSSLGAMGINHGFLPGAVLARAIGRKDGCFGATMAVRREVLEKGGGLAALSQVLADDWVLGRMVRDQGLEIVLAARPVDMNVHEPSLKTLLDHEIRWGRTIAAVDRTSYMASVITQPVALAALAVLAGGAWWPSVAALALAVLCRLWAVRVEERALGLPRCGLGLLGMREILSFVVYVVACCGRTVVWRGRRFAVRADGTLDQVEGSQT; encoded by the coding sequence ATGATGTTCGTCTGGCAGGGCCTCTGTTTGGTCCTGATCGCATTGACGGTGGCGGGCTGCCTGTTCCAGGTGGCTTCGGCCGCGCTGGTCCGGCGCTTCCGGCGGGCACCGGAGCCGGTTCCCGCCGCCCGGCCGCCCATTTCGGTGATGAAGCCCCTGTGCGGCGCCGAGCACGGCATGGCCGCCAATCTGGACTCCTGCCTGCGCCAGGACTATCCCCGGTTTCAGTTGGTATTCGGCGTCGCCGACCCCGCCGATCCAGCCCTGGACGTGGTCAAGGCGCTGCCCGGCGACGTGGAGGGGGCCGAAATCGACTGGGTGGCCGATTCCGCCCGCCACGGCCACAATCTCAAGGTGGGCAACCTCCTCAACATGTGGCCCAAGGTGCGCCACGACGTGATCGCCATCGCCGACAGCGATATCCGGGTGGGACCCCATTATCTGGACGATCTGGCCGCGCCCTTTGACGACCCCAAGGTGGGAATCGTCACCTGTCTTTACGTCGGGCGGCCCGAGCCCGACCTGTGGAGTTCCCTGGGCGCCATGGGCATCAACCATGGCTTTTTGCCCGGCGCGGTGCTGGCCCGCGCCATCGGCCGCAAGGACGGTTGTTTCGGCGCCACCATGGCTGTGCGCCGCGAGGTGCTGGAAAAGGGCGGCGGCCTCGCGGCCCTCTCCCAGGTGCTGGCCGATGATTGGGTGCTGGGGCGCATGGTGCGCGACCAGGGGCTCGAGATCGTCCTGGCGGCGCGGCCGGTGGACATGAACGTCCACGAGCCTTCGCTCAAAACTTTGCTCGATCATGAAATTCGCTGGGGCCGGACCATTGCGGCGGTGGACCGGACTTCCTACATGGCTTCGGTGATCACCCAGCCGGTGGCTCTTGCGGCGCTGGCGGTGCTGGCGGGCGGCGCGTGGTGGCCGTCCGTGGCGGCGCTGGCGTTGGCGGTGCTTTGCCGGTTGTGGGCGGTTCGGGTCGAGGAGCGGGCGCTGGGGCTTCCCCGGTGCGGTCTCGGTCTGCTGGGCATGAGGGAAATTCTGTCGTTCGTCGTCTATGTTGTCGCATGTTGCGGACGGACTGTGGTATGGCGTGGCCGGCGATTCGCCGTCCGTGCCGACGGCACACTCGATCAGGTTGAAGGCAGTCAGACATGA
- a CDS encoding HpnM family protein — protein MRSFLAVSMLALVLWSGLAEPAAAQAGGPEAVIRTFSDRLLESMKGGAKLGFKGRAEKMRPAVAEAYDMPSMTRSTLGTAATKMSPDEAGKLAQAYSNFSVATYAAQFNEWNGERFEVGEQRPSAGGSVIVSSWLVPKNGDPTQIDYVMRQDQGQWRIIDVLFEGTVSQVAVRRSEFGSIFRSKGLDGLIETLEKQTAALDK, from the coding sequence ATGCGTTCGTTTCTTGCCGTTTCGATGCTGGCGCTGGTTTTGTGGTCTGGTCTGGCGGAGCCCGCTGCGGCACAGGCGGGGGGGCCGGAGGCCGTCATCCGTACGTTCAGCGACCGCCTGCTCGAGTCCATGAAGGGTGGGGCCAAGCTGGGCTTCAAGGGCCGTGCCGAGAAAATGCGCCCCGCCGTGGCCGAAGCCTATGACATGCCCTCCATGACCCGTTCCACCCTGGGCACTGCCGCCACCAAGATGTCCCCCGACGAGGCCGGCAAGCTGGCCCAGGCCTATTCCAACTTTTCCGTGGCCACCTATGCCGCCCAGTTCAACGAATGGAACGGCGAGCGGTTCGAGGTGGGCGAGCAGCGCCCCTCGGCCGGCGGCTCGGTGATCGTCTCGTCCTGGCTGGTGCCGAAGAACGGCGATCCGACCCAGATCGACTACGTGATGCGCCAGGATCAGGGGCAGTGGCGGATCATCGACGTGCTGTTCGAAGGCACGGTCAGCCAGGTGGCGGTGCGGCGCTCGGAATTCGGGTCCATCTTCCGGTCCAAGGGCCTGGACGGGCTGATCGAGACCCTGGAGAAGCAGACCGCGGCATTGGACAAGTAA
- a CDS encoding Mrp/NBP35 family ATP-binding protein, with product MAEVTEQQIIEALSRIIDPDRKADIVGLGMVSGLTLKGGHVAFAIEVDPQRGPHLEPLRKAAEKAVHDLPGVLSVSAVLTAERNTQGGPKGAPQGGHGHQAEKPLLPNVKAIVAIASGKGGVGKSTTATNIAMALSRMGLKVGLFDADIFGPSMPRMLGITGEPVSPDGQTMMPMENYGVKCMSMGFLVPEDSPIIWRGPMVMGALEQLLRDVHWGELDVMIIDMPPGTGDTQLTMTQRVPLTGAVIVSTPQDIALLDATKGLNMFRKVDVPVLGIIENMSYYICPKCGDEAHIFGHGGAKAEAARLSADFLGEIPLDISIRQTADAGEPIVISKPNSPHAKVYMEIAARIWDKVQVLQSSRKGPRIVME from the coding sequence ATGGCCGAGGTCACCGAACAGCAGATCATCGAGGCGCTGAGCCGGATCATTGATCCTGACCGCAAGGCCGACATCGTCGGTCTCGGCATGGTGTCGGGTCTGACGCTGAAGGGCGGCCACGTGGCCTTCGCCATCGAGGTGGACCCCCAACGCGGTCCCCATCTCGAGCCCCTGCGCAAGGCGGCCGAGAAGGCGGTGCATGATCTGCCGGGCGTGCTGTCGGTGTCGGCGGTGCTGACCGCCGAGCGCAACACCCAGGGCGGCCCCAAGGGCGCTCCCCAGGGCGGTCACGGCCATCAGGCGGAAAAGCCGCTGCTCCCCAACGTCAAGGCCATCGTCGCCATCGCCTCGGGCAAGGGCGGCGTGGGCAAGTCGACCACGGCCACCAACATCGCCATGGCGCTGTCGCGCATGGGACTCAAGGTCGGCCTGTTCGACGCCGATATCTTCGGGCCTTCCATGCCGCGCATGCTGGGCATCACCGGCGAGCCGGTCAGCCCCGACGGCCAGACCATGATGCCCATGGAGAATTACGGCGTGAAGTGCATGTCCATGGGCTTCCTGGTGCCCGAGGACTCGCCGATCATCTGGCGCGGCCCCATGGTCATGGGCGCCCTGGAGCAGCTTCTGCGCGACGTCCATTGGGGCGAGCTGGACGTGATGATCATCGACATGCCGCCCGGCACTGGCGATACCCAGCTGACCATGACCCAGCGGGTGCCGCTGACCGGCGCGGTGATCGTGTCGACCCCCCAGGACATCGCCCTGCTGGACGCCACCAAGGGCCTCAACATGTTCCGCAAGGTGGATGTGCCGGTGCTCGGCATCATCGAGAACATGAGCTATTACATCTGCCCCAAATGTGGCGACGAGGCCCACATCTTCGGCCATGGCGGCGCCAAGGCGGAAGCGGCGCGCCTGTCGGCCGACTTCCTGGGCGAGATCCCGCTGGACATCTCCATCCGCCAGACGGCGGACGCGGGCGAGCCCATCGTCATCTCCAAGCCCAACAGCCCCCACGCCAAGGTCTATATGGAGATCGCCGCCCGGATCTGGGACAAGGTCCAGGTCCTGCAAAGCAGCCGCAAGGGTCCGCGCATCGTCATGGAATAG
- the hflK gene encoding FtsH protease activity modulator HflK, which produces MAWNPRGGGGPWGGGGGNGGGPWGNGGGNRPGGGGGNGGGFGGGPDIEDFIRKGQERLRRAMPGGSGGANGARGIVALAALAVVIWAASGIYKVSPDEQGVVMRFGKWVDTTEPGLHYRLPFPIEAVLLPKVTKVNQLLLGSRMGGDVRGGGRATDESRMLTGDENIVEAEAAVFWRIKDAGKYLFAVRDPELTVKVAAESALREVIGRNPIQAALSDKRELIAIQAQEELQRLLDAYGAGIHVQQVQLQKVDPPSAVIDAFNDVQRARADQERARNEAEAYRNDIIPRARGEAERLTQEAQAYREQVVDLAQGDAKRFLSLYGSYKQAEDVTMRRLYIETMEDVLKGATKVVIDPSAKGLVPYLPLPELKKQGGAK; this is translated from the coding sequence ATGGCTTGGAATCCTCGTGGCGGCGGTGGCCCCTGGGGCGGCGGCGGCGGTAACGGCGGCGGCCCGTGGGGCAACGGCGGCGGCAACCGTCCGGGTGGCGGCGGCGGTAACGGCGGCGGCTTTGGCGGCGGACCGGATATCGAGGACTTCATCCGCAAGGGCCAGGAGCGCCTGCGCCGCGCCATGCCGGGCGGATCCGGCGGCGCCAACGGCGCCCGGGGCATCGTCGCCCTGGCGGCGCTGGCCGTGGTGATCTGGGCCGCTTCCGGCATCTATAAGGTCAGCCCCGACGAGCAGGGCGTGGTGATGCGCTTCGGCAAGTGGGTGGATACCACCGAGCCGGGGCTGCACTACCGCCTGCCCTTCCCCATCGAGGCGGTGCTGCTGCCCAAGGTGACCAAGGTCAACCAGCTGCTGCTGGGCTCGCGCATGGGCGGAGACGTGCGCGGCGGCGGACGGGCCACCGACGAAAGCCGCATGCTGACCGGCGACGAGAACATCGTCGAGGCCGAAGCCGCGGTGTTCTGGCGCATCAAGGACGCCGGCAAGTATCTGTTCGCGGTACGCGACCCCGAGCTGACCGTCAAGGTGGCCGCCGAAAGCGCGCTGCGCGAGGTCATCGGCCGCAATCCCATCCAGGCGGCCCTGTCCGACAAGCGCGAACTGATCGCCATCCAGGCCCAGGAAGAACTGCAGCGCCTGCTCGACGCCTATGGCGCCGGCATTCACGTCCAGCAGGTCCAGTTGCAGAAGGTCGATCCGCCCAGCGCGGTCATCGACGCCTTCAACGACGTGCAGCGCGCCCGCGCCGACCAGGAGCGCGCCCGCAACGAAGCCGAGGCCTACCGCAACGACATCATCCCCCGCGCCCGCGGCGAGGCCGAGCGCCTGACCCAGGAGGCCCAGGCCTACCGCGAGCAGGTGGTGGATCTGGCCCAGGGCGACGCCAAGCGCTTCCTGTCGCTGTACGGCTCGTACAAGCAGGCCGAGGACGTCACCATGCGGCGCCTGTACATCGAAACCATGGAGGACGTCCTGAAGGGAGCCACCAAGGTGGTCATCGACCCCTCCGCCAAGGGCCTGGTGCCCTATCTGCCGCTGCCCGAACTGAAGAAGCAGGGAGGCGCCAAATGA
- the hflC gene encoding protease modulator HflC, producing MNRSLMLFAAVAAVLLMLGSSSLFIVNQAEQALVLRFGAHRATIKEPGLHVKVPFIEDVVRYDNRLLALDPPDEQIIMGDQKRIVVDTFTRYRIADPLKFYQAVRTEVQARAQMTQIVSSAMRRVMGQVMLPSLLSDERAKIMEQIQHEVAERSLKELGIQVVDVRLRRADLPEETSQSIYDRMKSERERQAKEARAQGYEWSQQIRARADRERTVLLAEAQRNAQIERGQGDAEANRIFAEAFGKDPQFFALYRSLQAYRTALGDGSTTLVLSPDNEFLKAFGAGPGRRGQ from the coding sequence ATGAACCGCTCCCTGATGCTCTTCGCCGCCGTGGCGGCGGTCCTGCTGATGCTGGGCTCGTCCTCGCTGTTCATCGTCAATCAGGCCGAGCAGGCCCTGGTGCTGCGCTTCGGCGCCCACCGCGCCACCATCAAGGAGCCCGGCCTGCACGTCAAAGTCCCCTTCATCGAGGACGTGGTGCGCTACGACAACCGCCTTCTCGCCCTCGATCCGCCCGACGAGCAGATCATCATGGGCGACCAGAAGCGCATCGTGGTCGACACCTTCACCCGCTACCGCATCGCCGACCCGCTGAAGTTCTATCAGGCGGTGCGCACCGAGGTGCAGGCCCGCGCCCAGATGACCCAGATCGTCTCGTCGGCCATGCGCCGGGTGATGGGTCAGGTGATGCTGCCCTCGCTGCTGTCGGACGAGCGCGCCAAGATCATGGAGCAGATTCAGCACGAAGTGGCCGAGCGGTCCCTGAAGGAACTGGGCATCCAGGTGGTGGACGTGCGGCTGCGCCGCGCCGACCTGCCGGAGGAGACCAGCCAGTCCATCTACGACCGCATGAAGTCCGAGCGCGAACGTCAGGCCAAGGAAGCCCGCGCCCAGGGCTATGAGTGGAGCCAGCAGATCCGCGCCCGCGCCGACCGCGAACGCACCGTGCTGCTGGCCGAGGCCCAGCGCAACGCCCAGATCGAACGCGGCCAGGGCGATGCCGAGGCCAACCGCATCTTCGCCGAAGCCTTCGGCAAGGACCCGCAGTTCTTCGCCCTGTACCGCTCGCTGCAGGCCTACCGCACCGCGCTGGGTGACGGCAGCACCACCCTGGTCCTGTCGCCGGACAACGAATTCCTGAAGGCGTTCGGAGCCGGTCCGGGCCGCCGGGGTCAATGA
- a CDS encoding DUF2065 domain-containing protein gives MTDLMTALALVLVIEGLAWAAFPDAMKRMMAQVLVMPPDLLRGVGLFMAILGLGAVWLVRSAMIAP, from the coding sequence ATGACCGACCTGATGACCGCCCTGGCGCTGGTCCTCGTCATCGAGGGCCTCGCCTGGGCGGCCTTCCCCGACGCCATGAAGCGCATGATGGCCCAGGTTCTGGTCATGCCGCCCGATCTCCTGCGCGGAGTCGGGCTGTTCATGGCGATCCTGGGCCTTGGCGCCGTCTGGCTGGTGCGCTCGGCCATGATCGCGCCATAG
- a CDS encoding DegQ family serine endoprotease, translating to MFIARRDPSLAALRRLIGALAVIALLVPGSSRAGAPPGGFADLAERLLPAVVNISTTQTMKPSQGGPELPQFPPGSPLEEFFKEFMERQQGGKSPDAPSRKATSLGSGFIIDAAGYIVTNNHVIADADEISVKLHDDTVFQATLVGRDPKVDLALLKIEPGKKPLVPVPFGNSDDARVGDWVLAIGNPFGFGGTVTAGIVSARARDINAGPYDDFLQTDAAINRGNSGGPMFNMRGEVIGINSAIISPSGGSIGIGFAVPASLAVPVLDDLRKFGKVRRGWLGIRIQSLDTDMAENIGLPDQKGALVAKVDPNGPGVKAGLKDGDVVLKFDGKDITEMRRLPRYVASTPIGKKVEVVIWRDGKRQTITASVGEMPEDPAEQQVKGKPETPKPQAGKDGILTIPGAGLTVSSPTPQLRERFGLDDEAKGIVVTEVKPDSPAAEKGMRPGDMIIEADHKPVRSPADLGKLIEEGRRAGAKSLLLRVENPQQLRYIALPLAEGKKK from the coding sequence GTGTTCATCGCAAGACGTGACCCTTCCCTCGCTGCCCTGCGCCGCCTGATCGGCGCCCTGGCGGTCATCGCCCTGCTGGTCCCCGGATCGTCCCGCGCCGGCGCCCCGCCCGGCGGCTTCGCCGATCTGGCGGAACGGCTGCTGCCGGCCGTGGTCAACATCTCGACCACCCAGACCATGAAGCCCAGCCAGGGCGGCCCCGAGCTGCCGCAATTCCCGCCGGGCTCCCCGCTCGAAGAGTTCTTCAAGGAATTCATGGAGCGCCAGCAGGGCGGCAAGAGCCCCGACGCGCCGTCGCGCAAGGCCACCTCGCTGGGCTCGGGCTTCATCATCGATGCGGCCGGCTACATCGTCACCAACAACCACGTCATCGCCGACGCCGACGAGATCAGCGTCAAGCTGCATGACGACACGGTGTTCCAGGCCACCCTGGTGGGACGCGACCCCAAGGTCGACCTGGCCCTGCTGAAGATCGAGCCCGGCAAGAAGCCGCTGGTCCCCGTGCCCTTCGGAAATTCCGACGACGCCCGGGTCGGCGACTGGGTGCTGGCCATCGGCAACCCCTTCGGCTTCGGCGGCACGGTCACGGCGGGCATCGTCTCGGCCCGCGCCCGCGACATCAACGCCGGCCCCTATGACGACTTCCTGCAGACCGATGCCGCCATCAATCGCGGCAATTCCGGCGGCCCCATGTTCAACATGCGGGGCGAGGTCATCGGCATCAACTCGGCGATCATCTCGCCATCGGGCGGCTCCATCGGCATCGGCTTCGCCGTTCCCGCCTCGCTGGCCGTGCCGGTGCTGGACGACCTTCGGAAGTTCGGCAAGGTGCGGCGCGGCTGGCTGGGCATCCGCATCCAGTCGCTGGACACCGACATGGCCGAGAATATCGGCCTGCCCGACCAGAAGGGCGCCCTGGTGGCCAAGGTCGATCCCAACGGTCCCGGCGTCAAGGCCGGCCTAAAGGACGGCGACGTGGTGCTGAAGTTCGACGGCAAGGACATCACCGAGATGCGCCGCCTGCCCCGCTACGTGGCCTCCACCCCCATCGGCAAGAAGGTGGAAGTGGTCATCTGGCGCGACGGCAAGCGCCAGACCATCACCGCCAGCGTCGGCGAGATGCCCGAGGACCCGGCCGAGCAGCAGGTCAAGGGCAAGCCCGAGACTCCCAAGCCCCAGGCCGGCAAGGACGGTATCCTGACCATCCCCGGCGCCGGGCTGACCGTCTCGTCGCCCACCCCCCAGCTGCGCGAGCGCTTCGGCCTGGACGATGAGGCCAAGGGCATCGTCGTCACCGAGGTCAAGCCCGACAGCCCCGCCGCCGAAAAGGGCATGCGCCCTGGCGACATGATCATCGAGGCCGACCACAAGCCGGTCCGCTCGCCCGCCGATCTGGGCAAGCTGATCGAGGAGGGCCGCCGGGCCGGGGCCAAGTCGCTGCTGCTTCGGGTCGAGAACCCCCAGCAACTGCGCTACATCGCCCTGCCCCTGGCCGAGGGTAAGAAGAAGTAG
- the flgH gene encoding flagellar basal body L-ring protein FlgH, giving the protein MSTPSASRLFGRKTLRALALVAAMSELSACNMLTRMSEVGSGPQTSPIQNPTQKSGYQPVSMPMPQPSAPPQNANSLWRPGARAFFKDQRAKDVGDILTVAVSIADSATLTTGLTNSRTGSEKAGSGTTGSPISAMGFEQQLSKLLPNINLASLADLSSTSAVTNSGNTTRTESITMSMAAVITQVLPNGNLVISGRQEFRVNYEMRELSIQGIIRPEDISSSNSVSSEKIAEARVYYGGRGMVSDLTQPRYGQQIFDIIFPF; this is encoded by the coding sequence ATGTCCACCCCCTCCGCCTCCCGCCTGTTCGGCCGCAAGACCCTGCGGGCCCTGGCCCTGGTCGCCGCCATGTCCGAGCTGTCGGCCTGCAACATGCTGACCCGCATGTCGGAAGTGGGCTCCGGCCCGCAGACCTCGCCCATTCAGAATCCGACCCAGAAGTCGGGCTACCAGCCGGTCAGCATGCCCATGCCGCAGCCCTCGGCCCCGCCGCAGAACGCCAACTCCCTGTGGCGGCCCGGCGCCCGGGCTTTCTTCAAGGATCAGCGCGCCAAGGACGTGGGCGACATCCTGACCGTGGCGGTGTCCATCGCCGACAGCGCCACCCTGACCACCGGCCTGACCAACTCGCGGACCGGCTCGGAAAAGGCCGGCTCGGGTACCACCGGCTCGCCCATCTCGGCCATGGGCTTCGAACAGCAATTGTCCAAGCTGCTGCCCAACATCAACCTGGCCAGCCTGGCCGACCTGTCGTCGACCTCGGCGGTGACCAATTCCGGCAATACCACCCGGACGGAAAGCATCACCATGAGCATGGCGGCGGTGATCACCCAGGTGCTGCCCAACGGCAATCTGGTGATTTCCGGCCGCCAGGAGTTCCGGGTGAACTACGAAATGCGCGAATTGTCCATTCAGGGCATCATCCGGCCCGAGGACATCAGCTCGTCCAACTCGGTCAGCTCGGAAAAGATTGCCGAGGCCCGCGTCTATTACGGCGGCCGCGGCATGGTCAGCGATCTGACCCAGCCGCGCTACGGCCAGCAGATCTTCGACATCATCTTCCCGTTCTGA
- the flgA gene encoding flagellar basal body P-ring formation chaperone FlgA, whose amino-acid sequence MIRRLCLRATIAGLAFAAALGGALAAELPPQLKPSVVLNGDAITLGDIWENIGDKAGTPLANAPAPGKRITLETRWLMAVAQSYGIDWRPASPFERSVVERAGQSVDIRAIETELKEALSMEGAPAGASIEISNRQQLHIVIPATASPTVAVKDLAYDPRMNRFQAVVEAPAGAPNSVRFKVMGSVYASARIPVLAHAMGRGDVIREDDIQWVDVREEVVRRDIISNARMLVGQEPRYQLRAGVPVRTNEVQKPVVVAKNSSVTIMLRSKFMTLTAQGRAIEDGSVGDVIRVTNVQSKQTVDAKIEGPGQVSVMPGGLRTLANN is encoded by the coding sequence ATGATCCGCCGCCTCTGCCTTCGCGCCACCATCGCCGGCCTGGCTTTCGCCGCCGCCCTGGGCGGTGCCCTCGCCGCCGAACTGCCGCCCCAGCTGAAGCCCAGCGTGGTTCTCAACGGCGACGCCATCACCCTTGGCGACATCTGGGAGAACATTGGCGACAAGGCCGGCACGCCGCTGGCCAATGCGCCGGCGCCGGGCAAGCGGATCACCCTGGAGACCCGCTGGCTGATGGCCGTCGCCCAGTCCTACGGCATCGACTGGCGCCCGGCCTCGCCCTTCGAGCGCTCGGTGGTCGAGCGCGCCGGCCAGAGCGTCGACATCCGCGCCATCGAGACCGAGCTGAAGGAAGCCCTGTCCATGGAGGGTGCCCCCGCCGGCGCCTCCATCGAGATCAGCAACCGCCAGCAGCTTCACATCGTCATTCCCGCCACCGCCAGCCCCACCGTGGCGGTCAAGGACCTGGCCTACGATCCGCGCATGAACCGCTTCCAGGCGGTGGTCGAGGCTCCAGCCGGCGCGCCCAATTCCGTCCGCTTCAAGGTGATGGGCAGCGTCTACGCCTCGGCCCGCATCCCCGTCCTGGCGCATGCCATGGGGCGTGGCGACGTGATCCGCGAGGACGACATCCAGTGGGTGGACGTGCGCGAGGAAGTGGTCCGCCGCGACATCATCTCCAACGCCCGCATGCTGGTCGGCCAGGAGCCGCGCTATCAGTTGCGCGCCGGCGTGCCGGTGCGCACCAACGAGGTGCAAAAGCCGGTGGTGGTGGCCAAGAACAGCTCGGTGACCATCATGCTGCGCTCCAAGTTCATGACGCTGACGGCCCAGGGCCGTGCCATCGAGGACGGCAGCGTCGGCGACGTCATCCGCGTCACCAACGTTCAAAGCAAGCAGACCGTCGACGCCAAAATCGAAGGCCCCGGCCAGGTGTCGGTGATGCCCGGCGGGCTTCGCACCCTGGCCAACAACTGA
- the flgG gene encoding flagellar basal-body rod protein FlgG: protein MRSLNIAATGMLAQQTNVEVISNNIANMNTTAFTRRRPEFADLLYQNLRRVGSQSSDTGTIVPTGVQLGLGVKTTAVYRITEQGSVQSTDNTLDMAIQGKGYFQIKLPSGETAYTRDGSFQLSPEGTIVTHEGYQVIPQVTIPSDAVGVTVDSTGQVIVKQDGQVQSQIKGQLTLATFANDAGLEARGGNLFMETPASGQPVVQTPGKPGFGTILQGFLETSNVNVVAEVTNLIGAQRAYEMNSKVIQASDEMLSTINQMK, encoded by the coding sequence ATGCGCTCCCTGAACATCGCCGCGACCGGCATGCTGGCCCAGCAGACCAACGTCGAAGTCATCTCGAACAACATCGCGAACATGAACACCACCGCCTTCACCCGGCGGCGGCCTGAATTCGCGGACCTGCTCTACCAGAACCTGCGCCGCGTCGGCTCGCAGTCGTCGGATACCGGCACCATCGTGCCGACCGGCGTGCAGCTGGGCCTGGGCGTCAAGACCACGGCGGTGTACCGCATCACCGAGCAGGGCAGCGTCCAGAGCACCGACAACACCCTGGACATGGCGATCCAGGGCAAGGGCTACTTCCAGATCAAGCTGCCCTCGGGCGAGACCGCCTATACCCGTGACGGCTCGTTCCAGCTGTCGCCGGAAGGCACCATCGTCACCCACGAGGGCTATCAGGTGATCCCGCAGGTGACCATTCCCTCGGACGCGGTGGGCGTCACCGTCGACTCCACCGGCCAGGTGATCGTCAAGCAGGACGGCCAGGTGCAAAGCCAGATCAAGGGGCAGCTGACCCTGGCCACCTTCGCCAACGACGCCGGCCTGGAAGCCCGCGGCGGCAACCTGTTCATGGAAACCCCGGCCTCGGGCCAGCCGGTGGTGCAGACCCCGGGCAAGCCCGGCTTCGGCACCATCCTGCAGGGCTTCCTCGAGACCTCCAACGTCAACGTGGTGGCCGAGGTGACCAACCTGATCGGCGCCCAGCGCGCCTACGAAATGAACTCGAAGGTCATCCAGGCCTCCGACGAGATGCTCTCGACCATCAACCAGATGAAGTAG